The following is a genomic window from Microtus pennsylvanicus isolate mMicPen1 chromosome 3, mMicPen1.hap1, whole genome shotgun sequence.
TGTGGGCACAGTCTGCATGTTGTACAGTCTTTATTAACTTACAGAgttgttttacttttgagacaggatctcatgtagcctactaggctggacttgaacttgttGTGTATCCAGGAAAGGCTTTGAATGCCAGGTCTTGCTGACTCTGTTTTGCACGTGCAGAgatcacaggcatgagccacccaCCCAGCTTTGTGGAAGTGTAAATATGGAGAGCCTACTAGAGTGAGAGATACCTTTTTTCTTCCCTAGATCGATCCCGTTACAGGAATGGTTATGAATTTGACTGACCTCAAAGAATACATGGAGGTAATGTCATATTGAGTGGTTATTATGTGATGTCCCCTCAGAATAAATTTTAGTACCCCCTGTCTGCCTTATTTCTTGAGATGCCATGACTTTTATGAGTTGGGGTAGGTGGGAGAGTGGAGAGGGTTTGTGAACTGTTTCTTGGTCTTCTAAGGTCTTAATAGAAAGTGGAAGTTGTTGTAGTGATGGGAAGAATGTCACATGGTCATCTACTTTTCATTGaagagattaatttttttaatttatcaaattctatccttttttttttttacaacacaGCCTTTTCTTCGAAGCCTTTGCTAGTTGTACCATTGATTATAAAAATTTTTCAAAgcacatgtttgtttgtttgtttgtttttaagacagggtttctctgtataacaaacAGCCTTCGCTATCCCGGAACTTGctttgaagaccagactggccttgaactcactgagattgagagatccacctgcctctgtctgctgaatgctgggattaaggaaatgtgctaccatgcccagcctctttttcgtttttaaagatttatttttaattatgtgaattAGCTTTTTAAAGCTTAAATATTGGAAACACAAAGATGAATTGCTGAGTCTAGTTCCATAAATAACAAGTGTAGTTGACTGTGTAGAGCCTGGAAGCCTTGGATCTCTGTAAGCTGAAGCGACAGGTGGCAAGAGCTGTCCCAGGTTGGTTCTGGAAACCCAACTTAgattctctgaaagagcatcaaGGGCCCTTACCCATCTTGAATAATCTCTGCAGCCCCAAGAGTACACTTAACAACTGTGGCTTTATGCTAAGTTACTGAGACAATTCTTGATAGAGATAACACATCAGATTATATTCAGTAAAAACTTCTTGATTGTGTTATCATAAAAATTCTTGTGTTGCAAAAGATTTTAGAGATTATTTCTACCAGTTTCTTCATTCCATAGACTAAAGCTGATGGTTGCTGGACAGTTGACTCCATTGCCCCAGGTCATTCTCATTCACAAAGTTGAGAATTTTTTTCACTTAGTTGTTTCCATTACCCACCCTCAGCCTGCTTGTTTAGTTCTTCAGTGCAGCTTACTTTATTCTCAAGGTTGACAGATGTTTTGTAAAACAGTGTTACTAATAATTACTTTCTCATATTCATATTTTCGACAATTTGTTTCTTTGcatcattttaaaaagctaattatTGAAAATACAAAGATGAATGAATGAGACATAACCCACAGAACATACACATTACCTTTTCTAGGAGGTAAAGAATAATAAGTGGTCAAAAATTATTGAGTAAGGGAGTAAGGGAGTGAAAGAATGAGTGAATAGCTCTGTGCTTATTAGTTAAGAGAACTTAGAAGACAGGGCTTTGCACTGACAGGGTCACAGAACATATATACACGTACTGTGCACTGTAAGACAGCAGTGTGAGAAGCCTCGGCAGTCACAGATTGAATGCTTAGGGAGCTCTTGGGATTGTCTTCCTCCTTTGGTTGCCTAGATTAATACACACTCCCACCAGTAAAAGTGACCTCCTGTGGCTGTAGAGTGAAGTTAGAGTACCGTAGAAACTGCAGCGGAGAAGTGGGGGCCAGAACTGGGAgtgaacatatttattttcttggtattCACATCTCTCCATCTGATTTCTGTTTAAACATTAGCTGGTTTAGGAGATGACTTAGGACTCACTCTTTTTGTATGACCCCAGTTCTGCTGAAGAAAACCGCTGATTGGTGAACCTTGAGATCAGAGCAGGTGGAAAATTAGCCTGTTTCACACGTGCTTAAACTTTTGTAGAAGAGCTAAtgataaaaatttagaaagaagcccgatggtggtggtggtgtctctaatcccagcactcaggaggcagaggctggtggatctctgtgagttagagaccagcctgttctgcagagtgagttccaggacaggcaccaaagctacagagaaaccctgtcttgaaaaacaaaacaaaaaaattagaaagattaAGGTAATCACAGTCTTTTCTAATGACAAGAAGAAACATTATGTTAGTATATGTAACTGTCAGGAAGTGATAATCCCAcgtttattttttcttctaagacAGAAGATCATTGGTAAATTATTCTTTGGGTCAGAAATATAGAAAATGTCCATTATTTTAGACCAGGTCTTAATGACACAGGGCACCATTCTGTAGGTGGAACTGTGCTGTGGAAGACTGTTGCTAGTGCTTCTAGAATTCAAGACGTGCTAAACTGTGCCGTGAATCACGATGGCTCTGTTTCTAGGAAGTTCCAGGAACTCTCTGTTTTTGTGGTTTCTTCTGTCTGCATCAGGAGCAAGGAAACACAGTCATTACAGGAACTAGGTCTAACTTTGTTTCACAGCCTTGTAAGACTGCTCCCCAGTGTTGAGTCTTGGCTAAATAAGGGGAGGCTCAGAGACTTAGCGGGAAGGAGCCCTTTGCTGTTAGAGTCCTAATCAAGCGTGGTGCTATTCCCTCCTGTCTGCAGGAGGCCATCATGAAGCCCCTTGATCACAAGAACCTGGACCTGGATGTGCCGTACTTTGCAGATGTTGTGAGGTGTGTGGCACTGTCTCACTTTGAGCTGTAGAAATGAAGCAAATAACattttgtgtgattattgtgCTATTTCTAAAATAGTGGTGTGATAGTAGATGCTGTTTTAGAATTCCTGTTTtctacatatattaaaataatttttttattatttatattttgaacttttttccttttttttttcttcagcacaACAGAAAATGTAGCTGTCTATATCTGGGAAAACCTCCAGCAACTTCTTCCTAGAGGAATACTTTATAAAGTAAAAGTGTATGAGACTGACAACAACGTTGTAGTATATAAAGGAGAATAGATCTAGAGTTGAATTATAGGAAGGCTGACTGCTTTTCTTAGTTAGACTACCCAGCAGTCACCACATACTTGTGTCTCTACATTGTGTTCTGAATTGCCTGAGCGTTCAAATGTGTAAGGTCcacatttaaatgtatttaaataccAAACTTTCAATATATCTTGAATATATTCTTAGTGAGGAAGCAGGGAAGAGCTGAGGACTGAACCAGGGTCTCACCCACGCCAAACATGCTGAACTGCACCCATTCCAATCCTCTCTGTGCCATTCAGAGATCTGTTGTCTagagattaaaaattatttcattctcAGCAAAATGTTTTGGTGTGGAATTATTTAGAGACAAAataaacccattttcattatatGTATTCTCTGTTATCtgtctcattttttaaatgtttatttatttatttatcttgtatacaatattctatctatatgtctgcaggccagaagagggcaccagacctcattacagatgtctgtgagccaccatgtggttgctgggaattgaactcaggacctttggaagagcaggtaatgctcttaaccgccgagccatctcttcagctcccctgTCTCATTTTTAGCATTTGTTTCTTCTTGGTATAATATAAATAGCAAAAATGTTTATGCAATTTATAGAATGTAAATCTTAGGGGAAAAATTTAGAGGGGCATAAAGTCTGGagactatatttctttttaagagtttagttatttttaattgtgtgtgatgatatatatatagcttatttttcataatatatgtagtttattttggggttatggcccatttgtaatttatttattgattgttctTAAATAACTCAGATTTTTCAATTTAAGCTTCTTatcagtaaaatgagaaaaatgtctaCCTTACCTGGTATTTGTAGAACTTGAAAGAAAAAGTACCTTCTAAAGTAATAGCAGCAATTCTGCCTTTCAAGTAATCAGTATAAACTATTACACACAAATAAACTTTTTGACAACTGAAACATACTAAAATTTAACTAAGTGGGCTTTGCATTgtcaaaatttataataaaagtcCTTTATTTAGTCTCTGTGGCTCTATTTTTCTGCATGTGCTTATGGAATCATAAGCAATGCTTAAACCCTCTCAATGTTCATTAGGTGGCCCATTCTGAGAATCTGGTGTATACTATTTGTGATGTGAAGAGAAATACAAAGCCCTATACTTAAGAAGTTTGGAAgcttggtgatggtggtgcacgcttttaattccagcatttaggaggcagaggcaagtggatctctgagagttcgaggccagcctggtctacaagagctagttccaggacaggctgcaaagctacagagaaaccctgtctcgaataacaaaaacaaaaaaaaggaaagaaaaatgaaatttagtcttggctgagtggtggtggtgcacacctttaatcccagtattgggaggcagaggcagggggattgctgtgatttcaaggccttcctggtctacagagtgagttccaggacagccaaggctacacagagaaatcctgtctcaagaaagaaagagagagagagagagagagagagagagagagagagagagagagagagagagagagagagagagagagaattcagtctctagggactggagaggtggctcagaggttaagagctcctGTTCCTCTTCCAGAGCACtagagtttgattctcagcatctgCATCAAGTGTaaaacagcctgtaactccagctccacggaATCCTATGTCTCCTTTGGCCTCCATGGTCGTCTACACGCATGTCGTCAGGCTTTACCCCAGATGCTTTTGCCTAGTTAGAGATCTTGTTGGCTTCAAGATAACATTTGCTTATTCTATTTGCTCCCCTATtaaaatctgtctgtctgtctgtatctccctgaatgagtgagtgaattaGTGAGTGTTCGTTGAAAAACCCAAAGATACTATACTTTGTACTGGTGTCTTGTTTTTCGTGGGGAACCAGAGTGACCCAAGACGTTCCCAGGTTCTGATGAAAGGACAAAGGGAACTCTAGTCTTTGTCCTTGTCTAGGAATGGTCTCAATAGGCCAGTctagtgctggagaggtggcccagccaTTAGAAACGCTAGGCTCACAACCGAGAAAGAAGCCTAGATAGCTCAGTCTGTAGCGCATGAGACTTTTAATCTCAGGATCATGGATTCGAGCCCCATATTGGGCTCCACTTGATCCAAACCAGCAGCAATACCGACTCTGAACTTCGAGGGGTTCTGAGGGAGGGCCAGAGATGAGAAATAAAGATGACAAATAAGAAAAACTGGGGCCAGGAGGGCTTGTATAAGTTGACTTATGCCAAACAACTTTATTAAGAGGTATAGCGTTGTTATACTATGTGCAGGAGAGACATCACTAAGGTCAGCAAAGAGCTAAGTCAGATGATGGCAAAGAAAAAATGGGATACATCAGGTAGAGCTACCTGATTACTGATAGCCACAGCCCCAGGGCAAAAGTCAGGTTCCCAGAAGCCGCAACCTTGGCTCAAGGCTTTAGCTCCAGCCCTAGTCAGGCCTTGCCAAGTCCACTCCTGGACTAAGACATGGAACTAAGgctctttttgtcttttcactGGGGCCTTTGAGGAAGTCTTGAGTCAGTCTGGCTCCGCACATTTCTCTTTCAGAGGCAACATCAGACTTACACTGTAATTACTGCTTTTGTTATTTCTTGTTACACTCTTGCTAGTGAGAATTTCTTGTAGGGCAAACCACCAGGGTTACTCTGTCCCTGTGGATATCTGTGACTCTGTTGCACTACTGCATGTCTTTCCAGGTCACTCACTGTTGTAGCTTAGAGGGCTTCACACCAGGCCATGATTGATGGCTGTTTTCTGCTCTGGAAGTGTGCACtgcaccttccagcactatgaaagctagccagtagggatgaagcttccaggtcagtaccAGTTGGATTTCATCATGTTTTCTGACTTAagcatgtggtgtcttcagcaaaaaGGGTTTTACCATCAAATTCTAGAGGGTAACCAAGAGCAATTGCAATAGCCTGTAATGTTGAGGGGTAGGGGTTAGATCAATGGGACTTCACTGACCAACACCTCCAAAAGAAGTAGCCCATTCTGGCGCTGGGCCTTTCATTTGTTAGTTTCTGCTGTCTAGTAGGGACACTTACTGTCAGAAcgcttggaactggagtttcagatgggtgtgaaccatcctgtgggtgctgggaatcaaacccagcagccagtgctcttcaccgccgagccatctctccaaccccttctgCTTGTATTATGATGATTAAATTTTTTAGCCCAAACATGATCATTTAGTTCACATTTATTAGTTTTGGGGGCGTGCACGTGGAGGAGGAGGACTACATCCACGATCCAGTTCTCTTCCTCTAccgtgtaggttctgggaaccaaaactCAGGCCACAATGTTTAAGAAGTGCCTTTACCCAATGGTCTCTGTATCTGATGGCTTGAAATGCCAAACGAGTGAAGGTTATTaattcagagaagaaagaagcttATGTGGGGTGGTAAGGTCTGGGAGAGCTCAGGGAAAAGGCGTCCTCGGTGGTAGTAATGTAGGTGGGTGGCAGGCTGGTGGCTTAGAGTGCAGGAGGAGAGAGGTCCCGAGCACCAGAGGGGTGATTGGTAGTGAGCAAAGTGGCGAGGGTGAGAACGGGAGAGGTAGATTTGAGATAGAGGGAGGTTAGTTTTAGCAGAGTGATGCTGCGTGATAGCATCGTGGGATGTGAGCCTAGAAACAGGGAGGGGCACCTACAGATCTTTGAATGCGGAGTTAGTCTTCCCTTTCAGGAATAGGAAGCTGCTGAAGATTTTGTTTCACTATTACAACTTTAAAATAACCAGGTGACAGGAAAGCAAGGGGAGGTGTGGCAAAGCAGTGGCAGGGGTCTGGACACAAAGCAGGGGTGTCAGTATTGTAGTGATGGCAGAGGTCTGGGCATGAAGCAGGGGTGTCAGTTTGCGGTGGTAGCAGGGATCTGAGCATGAAGCAGTAGGTGTCAGTATTGTGGGGGTGGCAGGGGTGTCAGTATTGTGGTGGTGGCAGGGGTCTGGACATGAAGCAGGGGTGTCAGTATTGTGGTGGTGGCAGGGGTCTGGACATGAAGCAGGTGTGTCAGTATTGTGGGGGTCTGGACATGAAGCAGGGGTGTCAGTATTGTGGGGGTCTGGACATGAAGCAGGGGTGTCAGTATCGTGGTGGTGGCAGGGATCTGGACACGAAGCAGGGGGTGTCAGTATTGCGGTGGTGGCAGGGGATACAGGTGGGGAAGAGAATGAAGCCGAAACTGTGCCGGGCCTTCTGTGGTGTCAGGTATTCCCCTAGATGATTTTATATCTGTTTAGGGCCTCCCCGTATAATCAAGAACGACCTTGAATTCCAGGTCTTCTCGTCTCcccctcccaaatgttgggagcACAGGCATGTGACTCTAGCTGGCCGAGGTGCTTTGTATTGTTTTATCCTTACAACCACGCCGTTGGGCTAGCATAATAGTTCTCTACTGTTGCATAACAAATAACATAGCTGCCACATGACTCAACACAGCACACTGCTGTTATCTCAGTTTCGGTGGGCCCGCAAGCCAGGCATGGTTTAGCTTGGGATGTCAGGTTCAGGGTTGCGTGGGCATCTCACGGCTACCTTGTGGCTTAACCAGGAAGGATCTACTTCCCAGCTCACTTAGGCAATGGCTCCTCAGAGTAGTTGAACTTAGTCCTCAGGCTCTTCCTCTTTGGAAGCATTTTCCAACACGATGGCGGCTCCCTCGGTGAACAAGGGAGCCTGTCGGCAAAGCCA
Proteins encoded in this region:
- the Pts gene encoding 6-pyruvoyl tetrahydrobiopterin synthase isoform X1; translation: MSAAGGLRRRARLSRLVSFSASHRLHSPSLSDEENLRVFGKCNNPNGHGHNYKVVVTVHGEIDPVTGMVMNLTDLKEYMEEAIMKPLDHKNLDLDVPYFADVVSTTENVAVYIWENLQQLLPRGILYKVKVYETDNNVVVYKGE
- the Pts gene encoding 6-pyruvoyl tetrahydrobiopterin synthase isoform X2 — its product is MATGTTIKIDPVTGMVMNLTDLKEYMEEAIMKPLDHKNLDLDVPYFADVVSTTENVAVYIWENLQQLLPRGILYKVKVYETDNNVVVYKGE